The Salvelinus fontinalis isolate EN_2023a unplaced genomic scaffold, ASM2944872v1 scaffold_0567, whole genome shotgun sequence genomic interval TAATTACATATGCCACCAACAAAGGGGATGGATACAATTTGGGATTTTAACTTTCCTGACCAGGACAGTCACGCAATACTGGAATATAAAAGAAAACCAGAAACCCTGAACATGTGAGTAGATATATTATTAATGAGCTAGCAATGCTGTGTGTGCGCTCATCCGGAAAACGAGTGTGCGTGGCTTTTGACAATTCAGTATGGGGTGCACGTCCAACTGACCGTCAGCTGGCTAGAGATCGTGTGTGTGGTGTAACGTTACGGATTCAAATAACCCATTGAATGTCAGAATACAACTACAAGGATTATATTAATTCTAGGTATAATAGATTGAAGCTAGTATAAACAGCTGATCATCTCTTATGGGAACATGTAGCACAAATCTATTGCTtcatgctaatgctagctaggtaGGTTTTGACCTTTTGGTAGGGGCGCGTCAGTTTTAGCTAGGTGGCTGTCACTGGCTAGAAATCGTGTGTATGGTGTACTGATTCAAAGAAACCATcagatgaaatgtcagaatataaTTCATTATATGGCTAATAGATTGACGTTAGTATCAATTGCAGATATTTTATGAGAGCAGGTCGCATTGTTAGTCTATGctcgctagctagttagctaataattTTGATGTCAgatctacttagctagctagttcttACCAGTGTCTGGATATCGGCGTTTCAGAGCAAGTTCAACCATCATTTTCCCCTGGGAATGCTGTGTCATGGTGTTGTATCCCTAGATTagcaatgtatgtgtgtgtagctgtcagtCAGTGTCATACAGGTTCGATTGTATCACTATCAGAATAAAATGATATGATACCAAGGTAAAACGCAGTAACTGCAGCCAAGGGCAGGTTGAAACCAAGCTAAAAGGCACTAAGTTCAGTTACTGacatttaccttggtttcacagtaactttttgcagttactgctaatacgacccccattttctccaaaacacaatacaatagaggcaggaAACGTGTCCACTGACTCGCCAGACATGACCATATGTGaaccaaggtcctctactccaccaattaatTCACACATtcaaacggtcaaccgaatcgtttctagtcatctctcctccttccaggctttttcttctcttgattttatattgcgattggcaactttcatataATTAGgcgcattaccgccactgacctcgttcgtttttcagtcacccacttgggtataaccaatgaggagatggcacgtgggtacctgcttctataaaccaatgaggagatgggagaggcaggacttgcagtgcgatctgcatcagaaatagaactgacttctattttagccctttgctatgcagacgctcgttggcgcgcccaagcagtgtgggtgcaataattgaatatagatttctaaattcatttggtgtagtcagcctgttagtcGTGATAATGCTTTAAATCCATCAATGCAAATAACTTGACAGTTTCGAAATCGAATACATGTGGATCACATTTTAGGGTTGAGGTATGATTCTGTGGAAGGCTTGGCAACAGAGTGCACCTGTTGCAGCATGCCCAGGCACAACTGGAGCTGCGCTTTATGGAGCGGGCACACCATAAATAAGCCTGTAGACTATATCAATAGGTTAAGGCTACAATATCCTTTCATAGTGTTTATATCAGTACAACAACATAGGTCTATCAGATAGCGGACGTTTGGGGGGCATAGGGCCTACCTTTTCTGGAGACACAGGATAATCAAGTTTCTGTTATGACATCACTTGTTTACAATATTAGTCAATATGCCTACTATGTCAAAAAGTGCGGgcaaagaagaagaaaatgtgAGTAGGCCTAGGATAATGCTTTGTTCGTTCTTCATATTAATGTCGCTTCACATTTGTATAATTCTAAAGATGGATGAGGAAAGTCTATGAGATGAATATGTAGCCTACAGAATCAGTCATCATGTAGGCCTACGACAAATTTGTTATAGATATGAGCTTGATTCAACATTTTTCATGCAAAGTGAATTGGCAAAAGGTGGAATTATTGCAAACCAAGTGACAGGGATGGGGTCTACTATCAAAACCCCACGTCTAAAAAGTTTTGTCATGATTGTCTCTGTCTTTGTAGGGGTTACAGGAAGCCCCAGAGAGGACATTCCCTGTATTCTTCAGAGGAAAACTGGGGGCGAAGGTTAGTGTGATAGTATGACATTCCAAATGATCTGAGATCCTCAATTTCTTTCAAAGTAAATGTTACCTAATTATGTATTTTTAATGACTTCCTTCCCATTTCCAGTCCTAATTCCACAACCATTCCCACTGTAGTATCCATTGCCCTGACTTTGAGGTTTGTTAAAACACAATCCACAGCTCCATCAGGAGACCCCCGGGTTTGACCTGTTGGACCCCAACATGAGAGTCATAGATGTTAGTTATAACTGCCTCCACGACAAACACCTGAAGTGTTTTTTCCGCCATCCGGAAAGGAAGAAGCGGCTGGTGAAGCAAGGCCTCATCACCTCAAATGAGAAGGCATGGCAAACCTCCTTTTTCTTTCCAAAATCTAAAAGTGACACTTATATGGAACTGAGAAAATTGgacaggtgtaagcaatatgATGGCTAGGTGAAATGTTTGCCATTATGCTTAGTTTACACAAATCCAAATCTACAAGTGCATATGGTCATTGTTAGTGCAGGTTGTAAAAgaaaatgtgttcttaatgtcttacctggttaaataaaggcaaaatCAATCAATAttggggtaggggttagaggttgatTTGGGATTGGGTGTTTGTACCCATGAACTTCCTCTAAAAATGACCCTTTTGTGGCGCCTCCCTTTCAGGTGCTGTGTACGTGTAAGGAGTACAATCGCTACAGTGGCTACATCAAGTCAGTTCAGTTGCTGTGGGAGAAGCAGTGCTGTGCCCAGCAGGTTAGAGTGGTCTACTTTCTAGATGCACAATTATAAAAACACAAAGCTATATTGTAAGACATACCTTTCCATGCGTTTTATTTCACTGTGTATGTAACTTGCTGTCGCTCATGGATCGGGAAAGGGTTTTCTGATCACGTGACAAGACCAGGAAAAACTTGTGGAAGGCAAGGGTGCaaattaatctctctctctctctctctatcagaaAAATCTTTTGAAGCAGTTCCTAGTCTTGCAGCAGCAAGGGGAGGTTCCGTCCCACATCTCACTGACGGATATTAGAGAGTGGCTCATTGCCAAGGGTAGAAACTACTTCAAGAACACGTGAGTGTTATTAGAATCTTTTACCCAAATGTGTTAAAAAAAACATAAGCAAAGGTGTGGAATCACGTTGACCTCCTATCTAGCAATAACTTAAGAAATAGATATGGTGGACAGTTTGAGTTGTAGAAAAATGAAGGTAAGTCATGTTTTATGTTCCCTTGTGTGTGAAGGTTTCAGAGTGAAATGGAAGAGGGGAAGAACCTTCACTTGGCCGAACTGGCTTGGGAGGTGAAACGACGCCTCAGGCTTGAGGAGCTGGAAAGAGAAGTGTGCAGGGAGCTGCGCCTGGAGCGCCGAACTGGACAGGTAAGGATGGAACAGCGGCACTCCTAGGGCTGATATCAACTCATAATTGCTTAAGCAGCAGTAGGACCTCAGTGTTTCTGTTGGTATCTTCATccatttgcctctctctctcacccgtctCTCTTAGCCTGGTAGCCAGATGGGAGATTGGAGACCCCTGggcatggagacacacacacctctggtaaTGGACTCTCCCTTCAGACACTCCACCTCCTCGATGGACACTCTTTCCAGTCAGATCTCGACTGAGAACCTCGAGGTTGCTAGGCTACATACTGCCAGACCACGTTCCGCCAGACCACCAACTGAAAGACCTAGCAGTGACTCTGATCACTCTGGAACCGTGTCTACTGTGATGACCTGCTCACCACATTCAGCTAGCCCGTCAGCGGTAGGTCATTTTGGTCATGAACATGTTCCCAGCTTTCACTCTTTGGGGGCTGTAGACATATTACTGCTTCCCTGTCTCCCATCTCCTGGGAAATCCATATCcaagtacagtggcaagaaaaagtatgtgaaccctttggaattacctggacttctgtgtaaattggtcataaaatgttatctgatcttcatctaagtcacaacaatagacaaacacagtctgcttaaactaataacacacaaataattttactttttcatgtctttattgaacacaccgtgtaaacattcacagtgcagtgtGGAAAAAgtacactcagcaaaaaaataaaccttccatttttaggaccctgtctttcatagATAATTCGtataaatccaaataacttcacagatcttcattgtaaagggtataaacactgtttcccatgcttgttcaatgaaccataaacactgaatgaacatgcatctgtggaacggtcgttaagacactaacagcttacagacgataggcaattaaggtcacagttatgaaaacttaggaaactaaagaggcctttctactgactctgaaaaacaccaaaagaaagatgtccagggtccctgctcatctgcgtgaacgtgccttagtcatgctgcaaggaggcatgaggactgcagatgtggccagggcaataaattgcaatgtccgtactgtgagacgcctaagacagcgctacaggaagacaagacggacagctgatcgtcctcgcagtggcagacctcgtaacaacacctgcacaggatcggtacatctttgcaggacggccactcctagggagagtagcaacagtagcaacttgcagtcatctttgcaggacggccactcctagggagagtagcaacagtagcaacttgcagtcatctttgcaggacggccactcctagggagagtagcaacagtgctgaactttctccatttatctaCAGTTTGTGTGACCGTGgagtgatgaacatcaaggcttttagagatacttttgtaaccctttccagctttatgcaagtcaacaattcttcatcttgggtcttctgagatctcttttgtttgaggcatggttcacatcagacaatgcttcttgtgaatagcaaactcaaattttgtgagtgtttttagggcaggcagctctaaccaacatctccaatctcgtctcaatgattgtactccaggttagctgactccaattagcttttggagaagtcattagccttggggttcacatacttttttcaacttacactgtgaatgtttaaatgatgtgttcagtatagacaagaaaaatacaatcatttgtgtgttattattttaagcagaatgtgttaatctgttgttgtgacttagatgaagattaaATCTAATTTTGTGACCAATTCACGCAGAAATTCAGATAATTCCAATAGGGTTCATATACTTTGTCTTGCCACTGTATTTGGATGATATGATGTAATATGCGTTTGCCACTTTGGTAAATGTAAAAAGTCTAGATGAGGAAGATGATTAAGTTGCAACAATGGAGACCACACATTTGATATAGAataattgcaacaacaaaaaatgaaaggTATACTTGTTATATTTACTTTAAAATATTTTGGATATGGATTAACATGTGTTTTGATTTCCAACATACTGTAAATCTGAATCAATTGTGTTGATGTACCTTTCTGTGTTCATATATACAGATTACTGTTAGGGACTTGCTGCTCATGATTGGACACATAACAAGCTCAGTATTGGAGGAGGTTAATAGCATTCTGATCCCTGCCTTGGTTGACCTTATAAGGCTGAGAGCTTCAGAAAGTGCTGCAGAGAGTATGCTCCCCATCAGCAAAGACACCAACCAAGATTCAAGCCAGGGCTCTGTCAGCTGTACCTCCTTACTCTCCAAAGTCAATGTGATCTGTCTCACTCAGAgtcctgacagtaggtcctccccAATCTCCATTGATGAACCAGTCACTGCTGTCCAGACTTGTTGTAGCAGCAGTTCTCTGTCCAGTGAGGAACGAGCACactcttcctccagtcagatcTCTACTAAGAACCTCCTGGCTACTAGGCCACGTTCTACCAGGCCCCAATCTGCCAAACcgccacctgctaaaccaccaactgctaaaccaccatctgataaaccaccatctgataaaccgtcacctgctaaaccaccatctgctaaaccaccatctgctaaactACCATCTGctaaaccgtcacctgctaaaccacaATCTGTTAAACCGCCaactgctaaaccaccatctgctaaaccaccatctgctaaaccaccatctgctaaaccaccatctgctaaactACCATCTGAtaaaccgtcacctgctaaaccaccatctgctaaactACGATCTGCTataccaccacctgctaaactacAATCTGCAAAActacaatctgctaaaccaccacctgctaaaccaccatctgataaaccgtcacctgctaaaccaccatctgctaaactACGATCTGCTataccaccacctgctaaactacGATCTGCTAtaccaccacctgctaaattacaatctgctaaaccacctaCTGCCACTGACTACTCTGGAACCTTATCTGCTGTGGTAGGTCGTGGGCATGTCATCCCTGTCAAACTGACCTTGGCCCCTTTCTCCTCCTTACTCTCCAGCGAAGAGACCAACACCAACCTCCCCTCCAGCAGCCGCCCCTCCTCGTGCTCTATCAAGCTTTTAGACAGTAGGAGTGACATTCCTTGCTCCCTGGCTGTGAGCTCTATTTCAACAGTTCCTGGACATGACTCTAGCAGCAGCCCTGTGCGGGAGAATCAATTTGCTACTGAGGTCTCGTCGATCTGCCTCAGCCAAGATAGAAATGGCCAAGGAGGGAGTGTGACACCTCCAGCCCCTTTGGATGTTTCCCTCCCCTCCATTATTGAGCAGGGTGGCGAGCTTGTATGTTCCGTCATCTCCAAGTCTTTAGCAATTGTGGAGGCGCGGTCAAGTGTGAATGGTGAGAAGGGCTCTCCGTCTCCCACCACAGTCTCCCATTCTCCTACAAGGGTGTTTGTCAGCCACTTAAGGAGTAGCCCACTAGGTGAGGACCTTGTAGATTCAACACTTGCGGATGTTATCTCTGTCCTGAAAATGGAGGGAATTCTTTCCTCCTCTCCGACTTTGGAGGAGGAGCTGCTTGATCTCTCCTCCAGTTGTTCTTCATCATCCAGCGAAACACTGCAATGTGTGTCTGTTGGCCCTCTTGGCGGTGGGTCGGAGACGTCCTTCAAGCTTCTTGGGGGTCGTACTCTGAGTATCGCCACCCCAACGGCCCATGTTATCACAGAGGACTTAGAAGTCTACAGTGATGAGATCATTGACGAAATCCTTATTATAATGAGGACCAAAAAAGATGATGACAGTGGAAGTGACGTCTCTGGTGCATCAACACCATGCAGCACACCAGCACCACAGAGCCGGTCCTCTTCTGCACTGAGGGGAGTGCTTCCCCATGACAGGAGGATACTCAGCACAACACTGCTTGGAATCCAGAACACACTAGACAGTGAGCACCTCTCAGGAGAGTGCTCCATCTCACCACAGGACAATGCCAGAGTCCTGGAGATGATAAAGTTGCTGCAGAGGCGCCTTGATGGGACACCCTCAGAGTCCTCCATCCATATCACAGATGTGGCTTCACCCTTGGGCTttcctctccctgtatctctccatgCTGTTCAGTCGTGTGTATTTGCCACTGACAAAGACCTGAAGGCAGAAAGAGTGAAGGGAGTCTTTGAAAGCCTGAGATCCCAGTTTATGAGCTACTCCATCAAGCCTGTGAGTAACATCATTACCAGGGCAACAACAAAGATGGCTGCCTCCAATCAGGTTAGTTTAGAGACACTCCAGGCAGCATCAGCAAAATCATCTGCTGTGGCTCAGAACCTTATTAGTTCGGTTTTATTTCAAGTTGCCAAGGTGTCCTGCTCTGATGACTTAGAGGGTCTGGGTGATCATCTCAGATGCCCCTCAACTTTGACCAGAGTTCTGACACCTTTGACCTCAGAGAAAGCTACACTGACACCTGCTGTTCTGAAGATCAGAAGGGAGATGTGTAAGGAAGTGGCCACCGAACTCCAGAGTTTCTTGATCAAGGAATCCCTTACTGGTACCCAGACACCATCCAATGGACATGTTTGCACTTCTGGTTCTGCCCCAAGGGAAGCTGTGCGGGACATCCTGAGGAAAACCAAAGAGGAGGCTTCCAACAAAAGCCTGAATAATATTTTCTCTGTTAATTTGGATGAGCGGCTCACAGACTCCATTGCAGATGCCTTATATCCAAAGCTGCATGACACATTGGAGTCCAAGAGAGAGCTGCAGGCTTCTTATTACAGCTCCCAGATCAGCTGCAGCCTCAGCCCCTTCGAAGTTGAGAGCAGCCTAGAGCTCCAGGAGTTCACTGACCCACTATCTGAGTCAGTATTGTGTCTCCTGGATAGGACATTTGGAGATAAAGCTCAGAACTTAAAGACAGGCGGGGGTGTTTTACAATATGTCACAGACCCAACCTATAAGAAGCTTTTGATTGGACCCCACACCAACGACGTCAATGTGGTTGTGCACACGATTGCAGTAGAGGAGTTGCCTGTTGAGGGTTGTATTGCGCAAAGTGAGGCCATTCATGGCCTTCACAAGAAGCAAGAGTTACCTTCCAGTGGCAGAGGGAATGAGACTCAGAGCCCTACTAATTGCCTGCTGGAGGGTGTAGTGGGCAAACTGGTACGGAAGATGCTATTTCAGGGCCTTGACGTCCCTGAGGTACCCATGAACGACAGCCGCTCTGAGAGCTTTAAGCTACAGTATGAACTGGTTGCGAAGCTTTGTCCTCTGATGGTAAGGACAATCATGGCTACAACCATAGCCAATCAACCACCTACTATTCAAGAAGCAGTGATGTCATCCGAGAACATCCATGTGAAAGAGCTGTGTGAGGCAGGTATCAAACCTCTCAAAGAGAACCATGTACCCAATGACTCTGAGACAAACATCATGGTCAGAAGGGCTTTGAGTGAAATTGAATCCTGTATGATTGAGAACTCCGACAAGGACTCTCCCAGTCTACATTCCACACCAGAGGTGGTTGTAGACCTGATCACCAAGCTGCTTCATGGGTATGAGCTTGACTCAGAGGACTTTGCATCACCTGTGTCATCCCCAACCACCACTCTCTCTGATGTGGCAATGGACATGGTGGTTTCTGTCCTTCGGGACATGTCCGATTCCCCAGACGTTCCCTCAGCATTGGAAATGACCAAGGATCTCAAGACGCCGTACTCCCGCCCCTCAAGTGCAAGGATTGTaagtgccctctgcagagagctgGAGGAGCACATGGGCTCTCCTGATGCTTTGAGGCGAGCTTTGAGCCGCGGCAGCGGGGAGATGACAACAGCCATTGCGAGTGCAGTCACCAGGGAAGTCAACCGTCTGGGTTCAATCGTACCCAAAGTCTCTGTCCGGCCGCTCTCCTCAGACATCTGCCTAaggacagaccaggacaaggTCATGGTTAAGAGCCGATGTGGCTCGGCTGAGGTGAAGGCATCCCAACCGGTGTATATTATTGTTCACGTAGAGGCGGTGATGGATATCATTGTCCGGCTGCGGTCTCTGATTGTTCCTCGGACCCAGGATAAACTGGCCAGCTGGACCCTAGTTGAGGATGTGACCAACAAGCTGTCCAGTGCTCTGTGGGTGAGGGTGACTAACAGGTGGAGGGAAGCAAATGTCTGCCTGAAGGCAACAGACATCTTTCAGCTGGTGCTGTCTGTGCATAGAAAGTTGATGCAACGCTATGGCACAGAGGAAGCCCTACAGAAGATACTGTGCCACAAGGCACCCAAGCTGCACAAGGACATTGTCTGTCTTGTCACGAACGCAATTATGGATGCACCATCCAAACTTCAAGGCACCAAAAATCTGGAATCTACACTCAACTTGAAAGAATTGACAGCCTTGTTTAATGAAATGACAACCCGTCAATCTTTGAATAAGAAAGCTGAGCAGAGCAGCATCAAGACTGAGATTGAACAGCCGGAGTGGTCCACTGTGGAACAAGTGACATCCGGTTCCAGCAGCTTCATTAGGGAGCTTATATTAGAAGAAGTCCTGATGAAGCTTGTCAAGAAGATATGCCGTATGCCAAAAAGGACCAACAAACATCAGCGCATCCAGATCAGTGATCTGGTGACTGAGCTGATCCGATTGTTCGATGATGAGGTGGCCAAATATCTGATTGAGGAAATGGGAAGCCAGCAAAAAAGTTTCAATTCTAAGATGACATCGAAGCTGGCAGATGCCATCTACACTGACCTTGGGAAGGTCAAGCGTTTGAAACGCTCCTTGAAAATTGACGATTTATTTGAGGATCAGGAGATGCTTTCCATTGTCTCTGTCATTGTTTCCCACAAGCTACTGGCCATCTTGAAACCCTCAGTGCCCAGCGAGACCTCAGACCTTGAAGACTCATGCATTGATGATGTGGAGGATGCGGAATCTGAGGGGGTGCATTATGCCACCGGCAGAAAGGTAAGACAAGCTCAGATTACTCTTCAATGGTCATTGGTTGTGCTTTTTGATATCGGCACCAGTAAATATAGTTGTATAATTATAGGAATATGTAAAGGAAGTGAAATTGATGTTTAATTGTGCATCCTTGAATTCTGATCACAGTCCAAGAGGAGCATTGTCCTTAAAGACACTACAGACCAGCCAGATATGTACATTGCTGTGGATTCTCCACCTATGAGTGAGTATTCCTGGGGGGAAATGTTCTTATGGGACAATTATATATAAAGAAGTAATCAATTATTGTTTTATCAGATAATTGTCCATCTGAAATTCTTACATATTTTCATCTTCTTGCCAGTTAAATTATCCAAGATGAGGAAAGGCATCCGGGGCTTCTTCTGGGGAGTCCAGAAGGCCTGGAAACGCTTGGTCACCTGCAAGTCCTCTGGGTCCTCTGATGGGTAGCCTGGATGACGTGCAGCCCATGTCAGTTGCTTTTGCCAGGCTACATCTGAGGAGAACACCACAACTGGCCTCAATACAAcatttgtatttttgttgttcatttttgttttcattttgaGTCCCCTAATGCTGCTATATTTGAACCAGGCTGTCAGTGGACTAGCTTACCATTAGTTTATACTCCTTAAGGAAGATCCACTATAGGCTACTCAACACCAGAATTCCATCTGGGTCTTTTAATCCTTTATTAGCTCCCACTCCTGTAACTAGGAATGTGAGCTTCTAAATGTCATTCAGACATCTATAGCTTCTCCTGTGATTAGGAAGATAAGATAAGAAGCCCAACCAATTGACTAGATGTGCTGTACATCTGATGCCCTCTCCCTATTCTAATCATTGATCCACGTCCATTGCAGCCTCTACATTTGATGTAGATATTTagcttaaataaaaaaatgacaagGAGGGTAGGCCGACAGCAGCTTCTACTCTTACGATTAGGAAAGTGGTGCTAAACTTTTTGGGCTTTGAGGaactatgtattttatttttcaatcACTTTTTTTATGGTACTTTTTAATAGTTGTTTTAATAAACCATTTGTATTGCAGATTTTGATTAATATTGTATCTTTTATAATTTTAATTTAGGTATTCATTTGATGACATGGGACTAAAGCGTAGTTTATACCCTACATACATACACAATAACTTCAAGCAGCTACACAAAAAACACTCTACACAAGAACGCAGGATCAGCATTTAGTGAAGCGTTCTTGTGTTGCACACGAGGGGTATGAACTAGGCTTAGTCATTTTATGACTTCTATACGGGTATATAATGGTATCCATAGTGCAGTATTAAGATATTCATTATGGAGCTTTATATTATAGTAGAAATAATGTAAATGAATAAAAGTGAATTGATGTATGTCAACTTGATGGTGATATTTGTTTGCTCAACAAAAGCTATATTGGTGTTAGACGGTCTGAAGTTGCCTGACATTCAGGTATTTATTTAATTGGCACGGCCCTGAAAGAGGTAGAAAAGACCTCAAGATGGCGACAAATATCTTCTATCAGAAAATCAAATCaatgtatttatcacatgcgctgAGAAGAACaggtgaaatgcgtacttacatCTTCCTCTAACTCTGCCTTGATgaatcatatacagtatattgaattCAGAGTTTCTAGTGTGAAATACAACAGTGCTGTCTGACAAATTAATTAGCAGTATTAAAGCAGtgtaatatacactgagtttacaaaacatgagtgctcttcccatgacatagatggaccaggtgaatccaggtgaaagctatgatcccttattgatgtcacagtgtagaggaagagacaggttagtgaacgatttttaagccttgagactattgagacatggattgtgtatgtgtgccattcagagggtgaatgggcaagacaaagtattgaagtgcctttgaacggggtatggtagtaggtgccaggcacaccgatttgagtttgtcaagaactgcaatgctgctgggtttttgacGCTCAACAGTGtcccgtgtgtatcaataatggtccaccaaccaaaggacatccagccaacttgacacaactgtgggaagcattggagtcattacatttaagtcatttagcagacgctcttatccagagcgacttacaaattggtgcattcaccttatgatatccaatgGAAAAACCACtatacaatagtgcatctaaatcatacaatagtgcatctaaatcaacatggagtcaacatggaccagcatcccagtggaatgcttttgacactttgtagagtccatgccctgacgaattgaggctgatcTGAGGGGAAATAAAgggtgcaactaaatattagcaaggtgttcctgatgtgttgtgcactcagtgtatatacttcAGGTTGTATATATTTGAAGTTACCGGAGCTTGTGAGTCTTACGGCCAGCTGCATTATTCCTGCATGTATTCTGCATCCGGAACCGTGAAGCCTGGCACGCGAGTTTAGTATGATGTGACATATGATATTTATGCACCACATGTTAATGTGACTACTCTATGTTTGCCTAACTTGGGGAGACAAAGAAAGTAATACTTACTTTCAGAAGAGGACTTAGACATATTGAAAAAGAGGACTTTATCATTGCCCATTCATCCTAGCAGGGAAGCCCCTCTCTCAGAGGCTGAGGCGTAGAGGAG includes:
- the LOC129846484 gene encoding uncharacterized protein LOC129846484 isoform X2 yields the protein MRVIDVSYNCLHDKHLKCFFRHPERKKRLVKQGLITSNEKVLCTCKEYNRYSGYIKSVQLLWEKQCCAQQKNLLKQFLVLQQQGEVPSHISLTDIREWLIAKGRNYFKNTFQSEMEEGKNLHLAELAWEVKRRLRLEELEREVCRELRLERRTGQPGSQMGDWRPLGMETHTPLVMDSPFRHSTSSMDTLSSQISTENLEVARLHTARPRSARPPTERPSSDSDHSGTVSTVMTCSPHSASPSAITVRDLLLMIGHITSSVLEEVNSILIPALVDLIRLRASESAAESMLPISKDTNQDSSQGSVSCTSLLSKVNVICLTQSPDSRSSPISIDEPVTAVQTCCSSSSLSSEERAHSSSSQISTKNLLATRPRSTRPQSAKPPPAKPPTAKPPSDKPPSDKPSPAKPPSAKPPSAKLPSAKPSPAKPQSVKPPTAKPPSAKPPSAKPPSAKPPSAKLPSDKPSPAKPPSAKLRSAIPPPAKLQSAKLQSAKPPPAKPPSDKPSPAKPPSAKLRSAIPPPAKLRSAIPPPAKLQSAKPPTATDYSGTLSAVVGRGHVIPVKLTLAPFSSLLSSEETNTNLPSSSRPSSCSIKLLDSRSDIPCSLAVSSISTVPGHDSSSSPVRENQFATEVSSICLSQDRNGQGGSVTPPAPLDVSLPSIIEQGGELVCSVISKSLAIVEARSSVNGEKGSPSPTTVSHSPTRVFVSHLRSSPLGEDLVDSTLADVISVLKMEGILSSSPTLEEELLDLSSSCSSSSSETLQCVSVGPLGGGSETSFKLLGGRTLSIATPTAHVITEDLEVYSDEIIDEILIIMRTKKDDDSGSDVSGASTPCSTPAPQSRSSSALRGVLPHDRRILSTTLLGIQNTLDSEHLSGECSISPQDNARVLEMIKLLQRRLDGTPSESSIHITDVASPLGFPLPVSLHAVQSCVFATDKDLKAERVKGVFESLRSQFMSYSIKPVSNIITRATTKMAASNQVSLETLQAASAKSSAVAQNLISSVLFQVAKVSCSDDLEGLGDHLRCPSTLTRVLTPLTSEKATLTPAVLKIRREMCKEVATELQSFLIKESLTGTQTPSNGHVCTSGSAPREAVRDILRKTKEEASNKSLNNIFSVNLDERLTDSIADALYPKLHDTLESKRELQASYYSSQISCSLSPFEVESSLELQEFTDPLSESVLCLLDRTFGDKAQNLKTGGGVLQYVTDPTYKKLLIGPHTNDVNVVVHTIAVEELPVEGCIAQSEAIHGLHKKQELPSSGRGNETQSPTNCLLEGVVGKLVRKMLFQGLDVPEVPMNDSRSESFKLQYELVAKLCPLMVRTIMATTIANQPPTIQEAVMSSENIHVKELCEAGIKPLKENHVPNDSETNIMVRRALSEIESCMIENSDKDSPSLHSTPEVVVDLITKLLHGYELDSEDFASPVSSPTTTLSDVAMDMVVSVLRDMSDSPDVPSALEMTKDLKTPYSRPSSARIVSALCRELEEHMGSPDALRRALSRGSGEMTTAIASAVTREVNRLGSIVPKVSVRPLSSDICLRTDQDKVMVKSRCGSAEVKASQPVYIIVHVEAVMDIIVRLRSLIVPRTQDKLASWTLVEDVTNKLSSALWVRVTNRWREANVCLKATDIFQLVLSVHRKLMQRYGTEEALQKILCHKAPKLHKDIVCLVTNAIMDAPSKLQGTKNLESTLNLKELTALFNEMTTRQSLNKKAEQSSIKTEIEQPEWSTVEQVTSGSSSFIRELILEEVLMKLVKKICRMPKRTNKHQRIQISDLVTELIRLFDDEVAKYLIEEMGSQQKSFNSKMTSKLADAIYTDLGKVKRLKRSLKIDDLFEDQEMLSIVSVIVSHKLLAILKPSVPSETSDLEDSCIDDVEDAESEGVHYATGRKSKRSIVLKDTTDQPDMYIAVDSPPMIKLSKMRKGIRGFFWGVQKAWKRLVTCKSSGSSDG